The Marivirga tractuosa DSM 4126 genome contains the following window.
AAACAAAATAAATATTCCAGTTTCTGGTTCAAAAAACTGATGAAATACGGATTTTCAATCTTACCAAAAAACCCAATATCCTTATCTTCAAAAAAGTCAAAATAGAATTCAAAATTTTGTGTGTCTTTGGGTTTATAGGCAAGGGTAACTACCTCAATCCCATCAGCTTTTAGGGTTTTAATAAATTTTTTGACCGCCTCGTGCTTTTTCAAATCATCGAAGGAAAAAATAACCCCTACCTTCTTAAGCTTATTGTAAGGATAAGCCTGATGTAAAAAATCAATTTTCTTCTGTCCTCTTCTTACTTTATATGATAAAATCTTATGTTTAATCACTGCTTTAGTTTTCTTTTATCAGGCTACGAAATTCAACTTCATCGATAATCTTGACTCCCAATTTTTCAGCTTTTTGTAGTTTAGCAGGCCCCATATTCTCTCCAGCCACTAATATATCTACTTTTCCTGAAATAGCCGAAACTACTTTGCCGCCATATTGCTTAATCACTTCTTTGATTTCGTCTCTACCGTAGTGTTCAAATACGCCTGAGACCACCAAAGACTTATTTTCCAATACATTACCTTTTTGCTCAATCACAGTTTCCTGAATTTCAAATTGCAATCCAGCCGATTTCAAACGTTCAATTAGTTTAATATTATCTTCATCATGAAAGTATTCTACAACACTTTGCGCAATTCGCTCGCCAATTTCAGGAACTTCTATCAATT
Protein-coding sequences here:
- a CDS encoding DUF6913 domain-containing protein, with translation MIKHKILSYKVRRGQKKIDFLHQAYPYNKLKKVGVIFSFDDLKKHEAVKKFIKTLKADGIEVVTLAYKPKDTQNFEFYFDFFEDKDIGFFGKIENPYFISFLNQKLEYLFCLDDTLNLYMQYLLVHSKSDARIGAYQPTEAEASFFELMIKPKESGDTNILTEEIIHYVRKISGNN